The Rhinopithecus roxellana isolate Shanxi Qingling chromosome 13, ASM756505v1, whole genome shotgun sequence genome contains a region encoding:
- the OTOR gene encoding otoraplin, which produces MARILLLFLPGLVAVCAVHGIFMDRLASKKLCADDECVYTISLARAQEDYNAPDCRFINVKKGQQIYVYSKLVKENEAGEFWAGSVYGDGQDEMGVVGYFPSNLVKEQHVYQEATKEVPTTDIDFFCE; this is translated from the exons atgGCAAGAATATTGCTACTTTTCCTCCCGGGTCTTGTGGCTGTATGTGCTGTGCATGGAATATTTATGGACCGTCTAGCTTCCAAGAAGCTCTGTGCAGATGATGAGTGTGTCT ataCTATTTCTCTGGCTAGAGCTCAAGAAGATTATAATGCCCCGGACTGTAGATTCATTAATGTTAAAAAAGGGCAGCAGATCTATGTGTACTCAAAGCTGGTAAAAGAAAACGAAGCTGGAGAATTTTGGGCTGGCAGT GTTTATGGCGATGGCCAGGACGAGATGGGAGTCGTGGGTTATTTCCCCAGCAACTTGGTCAAGGAGCAGCATGTGTACCAGGAAGCTACCAAGGAAGTTCCCACCACG gaTATTGACTTCTTCTGCGAGTAA